The following proteins are co-located in the Paludibaculum fermentans genome:
- a CDS encoding DUF2934 domain-containing protein, with product MSSSARMALVRSNEPEPVEQAPMEWPTESQIAALAYQLWVAKGCPLGTNREDWLLAEAMLQAVFAAIRRGPSSDPISFDRDSGVEEDLAAEVPWDGHWEVWEREWGGARWVCDVRRTA from the coding sequence ATGTCCAGTTCCGCGAGGATGGCGCTTGTCCGGAGCAACGAGCCCGAACCGGTCGAACAGGCTCCGATGGAGTGGCCGACGGAAAGTCAGATTGCCGCGCTGGCGTATCAGCTTTGGGTGGCCAAGGGTTGTCCGCTCGGAACAAACCGGGAAGACTGGCTGCTGGCGGAAGCGATGCTCCAAGCCGTGTTTGCCGCGATCCGCCGGGGTCCCTCGAGTGATCCGATATCGTTCGATCGCGATAGTGGGGTCGAGGAAGACCTAGCGGCCGAAGTCCCATGGGATGGACATTGGGAGGTGTGGGAGCGAGAGTGGGGCGGCGCCCGCTGGGTTTGTGACGTACGCCGTACCGCCTAG
- a CDS encoding DUF2277 domain-containing protein, which yields MCRSIKVLRNQEPPVTPAEIDAAALQFVRKISGFQKPSKANQEAFERAVREISMSSGRLLQSIAENASARRPAVGVEGE from the coding sequence GTGTGCCGCAGCATCAAAGTTTTGAGAAACCAGGAGCCGCCGGTGACGCCGGCCGAGATTGACGCCGCCGCGCTGCAATTCGTGCGGAAGATCAGCGGATTCCAGAAGCCGTCGAAGGCGAACCAGGAAGCGTTCGAGCGAGCGGTGCGGGAGATCAGCATGTCGAGCGGGCGGCTGCTGCAGAGCATTGCAGAGAACGCATCCGCGCGGCGGCCGGCAGTGGGTGTCGAGGGCGAATGA
- a CDS encoding glycoside hydrolase family 43 protein: MRILISVLLAAGLWAQGQRTAFEPGAVWPDTDGKPIQAHGGGILLHQGVYYWYGEDKTLGNFNRTGVAVYSSKDLLNWKREGLALPKDGVPELFRESGVCERPKVLYNKRTKKFVMWMHLDDQPYAVASAGVAVSDRAVGPFHFEGYSRPVKFDFGYPEKDRTNQKELGGTYRDMNLFLDDDGRAYAFYSSEDNWTMYVVRLNAEFTGPELPVVQGKTWQRIMVKDQREGPAPFKYKGKYYLFSSACTGWKPNRASYAVAENILGPWTVKGDPSVGPEAETTFRSQSTYVLPAPGKRKDAFIFMADRWNPEKLQDSRYVWLPFVVQPGDKIELKWADRWDWSVFSK, translated from the coding sequence ATGCGGATCCTAATCTCTGTTTTGCTGGCGGCTGGATTGTGGGCGCAGGGGCAGCGGACGGCGTTCGAGCCCGGAGCGGTGTGGCCGGACACGGACGGCAAGCCGATTCAGGCGCATGGCGGCGGGATCCTGCTGCACCAGGGCGTCTACTACTGGTATGGCGAGGACAAGACGCTGGGGAACTTCAACCGCACGGGCGTGGCGGTGTATTCCTCAAAGGATCTGCTGAATTGGAAGCGGGAGGGGCTGGCGCTGCCGAAGGATGGGGTGCCGGAACTGTTCCGCGAGTCGGGTGTGTGCGAGCGGCCGAAGGTGCTGTACAACAAGCGGACGAAGAAGTTCGTGATGTGGATGCATCTCGACGATCAACCGTATGCGGTGGCCAGCGCAGGGGTAGCCGTGTCGGATCGGGCGGTGGGGCCGTTCCACTTTGAGGGCTATTCGCGGCCGGTGAAGTTCGACTTCGGGTATCCGGAGAAGGATCGGACGAACCAGAAGGAGTTGGGCGGGACGTACCGGGACATGAACCTGTTCCTGGACGACGATGGACGAGCGTATGCGTTCTATTCGTCGGAGGACAACTGGACCATGTATGTGGTGCGGCTGAACGCGGAGTTCACGGGTCCGGAGCTGCCTGTGGTGCAGGGCAAGACGTGGCAGCGGATTATGGTGAAGGACCAGCGCGAGGGGCCGGCTCCGTTCAAGTACAAGGGGAAGTATTACCTGTTCAGCTCGGCGTGTACGGGGTGGAAGCCGAACCGGGCGTCGTATGCGGTGGCGGAGAACATCCTGGGTCCGTGGACGGTGAAGGGGGATCCCAGTGTGGGACCGGAGGCCGAGACGACGTTCCGGTCGCAGAGCACGTATGTGCTGCCGGCTCCGGGCAAGCGCAAGGACGCTTTCATCTTCATGGCCGACAGGTGGAATCCGGAGAAACTGCAGGACTCGCGGTATGTGTGGCTGCCGTTCGTGGTGCAGCCGGGGGACAAGATTGAACTGAAGTGGGCGGACCGGTGGGACTGGTCGGTGTTTTCGAAGTGA
- a CDS encoding glycosyl hydrolase, which yields MRYLLIALPLLAAFAQAQQPTLHPKALPPRPPATLQELRQHFTDPPADFRPMPLWVWNDEMSEPRIRQMLADYKKQGFGGVFIHPRPGLITEYLGTDWFRLWRFALEEGKRLGLLVNIYDENSYPSGFAGGHVPAEAPDTASQFVVAEVDQPASTVSSNPLVVAFFAVKKDAAGAVTSAHRVSAKQDVEPGESVVAFRLRRASGNPWTGEFPYVDLTNPRTTPLFLKTTYEAYKREIGSEFGKSVKWSFTDEPLLATGGAYDNAKNALPLSFNTLSQFRLRNGYDLADHIASLYWDTGEFQKVRFDYWQTLHDLWKENFMAPMFEWCDRNNLQFTGHWMEHEWPAPWITPADASLYAFEHVPGIDMLEGTNLRLTGEDPHMLFTIKQVASVSHQLGRRAFCEAYGVAGWDSTFEHYKRFGDWLMVHGINFMDQHLSFTTVRGARKRDHPQSFSDVSAWFPYYRTHNDHLARVSYLNSLTTPHNRALLLEQTTSGFLYARRAAPTPELNRMRENNAALNQYLAGHQVDYDLGDEYMLEWFAKVAGRKLTVGQASYDLLILPPDLANLRKQTLPVLEQWLAAGGEILALSPAPAFVDGRPSAAPQALKTRYQAQWHDVDSHPALLAELQRRLAPRITFSSSVPASIGFSERFLPNGDRVLFLTNSGLAAVKTSATVNAGSLETWDTATGRIVPAQWTPAAGKASFPVDLAPAASMLLIARETAAKPAQAVAATHTPLPEPAWQAKADSANVLALDYCDLTVGAQSWENINTWRANWLIWQHHGFERPAWDNAVQYKRSVLDRNHFAADSGFRATYRFEIGPDVDTAALRLAVETPELYRITLNGKPVDFKSAQRWLDPHLLAAPITALVQPGVNFVQITAKPFDVHMELENIYLTGQFAAVPASQGFRLVPAKPLELGSWAAQGYPFYSGSVVYTAGVDVPAGSNALRIQLNEWKGSMAEILLDGKPAAVLGWPPYAASIPAAPGKHILALKVVSTPRNTFGPFHNPTKPRMRAWPAAWADFPEHQPAGKAYDILEYGLMTPPTVTAETLAAAPVSTAGIRQ from the coding sequence ATGCGCTATCTCCTCATTGCCCTCCCCCTCCTGGCCGCGTTCGCCCAGGCTCAGCAACCCACCCTGCACCCCAAGGCGCTGCCGCCGCGTCCGCCCGCCACTTTGCAGGAGCTCCGCCAGCACTTCACAGATCCGCCGGCCGACTTCCGGCCCATGCCCCTCTGGGTCTGGAACGACGAAATGAGCGAGCCCCGCATCCGCCAGATGCTGGCCGACTATAAGAAACAGGGCTTCGGCGGCGTCTTCATCCACCCCCGCCCCGGCCTCATCACCGAGTACCTCGGCACCGACTGGTTCCGCCTCTGGCGCTTCGCCCTGGAAGAGGGCAAACGCCTCGGCCTGCTCGTCAATATCTACGACGAGAACTCTTACCCGTCAGGCTTCGCCGGCGGCCACGTCCCCGCCGAAGCGCCCGACACCGCCTCGCAGTTCGTCGTCGCCGAAGTCGACCAGCCCGCCTCCACCGTCTCCTCCAATCCGCTCGTCGTGGCCTTCTTTGCCGTGAAGAAAGACGCAGCCGGAGCCGTCACCTCCGCCCATCGCGTCTCGGCGAAGCAGGATGTCGAGCCCGGCGAATCCGTCGTCGCCTTCCGCCTGCGCCGCGCTTCCGGCAACCCCTGGACCGGCGAGTTCCCCTACGTCGACCTCACCAATCCCCGCACCACGCCACTCTTCCTGAAGACCACCTACGAAGCCTACAAGCGTGAGATTGGCTCCGAGTTTGGCAAAAGCGTCAAGTGGTCGTTCACCGACGAGCCCCTGCTCGCCACCGGCGGAGCCTACGACAACGCGAAGAACGCCCTGCCCCTCAGCTTCAACACCCTGTCCCAGTTCCGACTCCGCAATGGCTACGACCTTGCCGATCACATCGCCTCGCTCTATTGGGACACCGGCGAATTCCAGAAGGTCCGCTTCGACTACTGGCAGACCCTCCACGACCTCTGGAAAGAGAACTTCATGGCGCCCATGTTCGAGTGGTGCGACCGCAACAATCTCCAGTTCACCGGACACTGGATGGAGCACGAGTGGCCCGCCCCCTGGATCACGCCCGCCGACGCCTCGCTCTACGCCTTCGAACACGTGCCCGGCATCGACATGCTGGAAGGCACCAACCTGCGCCTCACCGGTGAGGATCCGCACATGCTGTTCACCATCAAACAGGTGGCCAGCGTCTCGCATCAGCTCGGCCGCCGGGCCTTCTGTGAAGCCTACGGAGTCGCCGGCTGGGACAGCACCTTCGAACACTACAAGCGCTTCGGCGACTGGCTCATGGTCCACGGCATCAACTTCATGGACCAGCACCTCAGCTTCACCACCGTCCGCGGAGCCCGCAAACGCGACCACCCGCAAAGCTTCAGCGACGTCTCCGCCTGGTTCCCTTACTACCGCACCCACAACGATCACCTCGCCCGCGTGTCGTACCTGAACAGCCTCACCACGCCGCACAACCGGGCACTCTTGCTCGAACAGACCACCAGCGGCTTCCTCTACGCCCGCCGCGCCGCCCCCACGCCCGAACTCAACCGCATGCGCGAGAACAACGCGGCCCTGAACCAGTACCTCGCCGGGCACCAGGTGGACTACGACCTTGGCGACGAGTACATGCTCGAATGGTTCGCTAAGGTGGCCGGCCGCAAGCTCACCGTCGGCCAGGCCTCCTACGACCTGCTCATCCTGCCGCCCGACCTCGCGAACCTTCGCAAACAGACCTTGCCCGTGCTGGAACAGTGGCTCGCCGCCGGAGGCGAAATCCTGGCCCTGTCACCCGCGCCCGCCTTCGTCGATGGCCGCCCCAGCGCTGCGCCCCAGGCGCTCAAGACCCGCTATCAGGCCCAATGGCACGACGTCGACTCCCACCCCGCACTGCTCGCCGAACTCCAGCGCCGCCTCGCGCCCCGCATCACGTTCTCCAGTTCGGTGCCAGCCTCCATCGGCTTCTCGGAACGCTTCCTGCCGAACGGCGACCGCGTCCTCTTCCTCACCAACAGCGGACTGGCCGCCGTGAAAACCTCCGCCACGGTGAACGCCGGCTCCCTGGAAACCTGGGACACCGCCACGGGCCGCATTGTCCCCGCCCAGTGGACACCCGCCGCCGGCAAGGCAAGCTTCCCGGTCGACCTGGCGCCGGCCGCCTCCATGCTGCTGATTGCCCGCGAAACGGCCGCCAAACCGGCGCAGGCTGTGGCCGCCACACATACTCCGCTCCCTGAGCCGGCCTGGCAGGCCAAGGCCGACTCCGCCAACGTCCTCGCGCTCGACTACTGCGACCTCACCGTAGGCGCCCAGTCCTGGGAGAACATCAACACCTGGCGCGCCAACTGGCTCATCTGGCAGCACCACGGCTTCGAGCGTCCAGCCTGGGACAACGCCGTCCAGTACAAACGCTCCGTGCTCGACCGCAACCACTTCGCAGCGGACTCCGGCTTCCGCGCCACCTACCGCTTTGAGATCGGCCCGGATGTCGACACCGCCGCCCTGCGACTTGCGGTGGAGACGCCGGAGCTCTACCGCATCACCCTCAATGGGAAACCAGTCGACTTCAAGTCCGCCCAGCGCTGGCTTGATCCGCACCTTCTGGCCGCGCCCATCACCGCCCTGGTCCAACCCGGAGTCAACTTCGTCCAAATCACCGCCAAGCCCTTCGATGTCCACATGGAACTGGAGAACATCTATCTCACGGGCCAGTTCGCCGCCGTCCCCGCGTCGCAGGGCTTCCGCCTCGTGCCGGCCAAGCCGCTGGAGCTGGGCTCCTGGGCGGCCCAGGGCTACCCGTTCTACTCGGGCTCGGTCGTCTACACAGCCGGAGTGGACGTGCCTGCAGGCAGCAACGCCCTGCGCATTCAGCTCAACGAATGGAAGGGCTCCATGGCCGAAATCCTGCTCGATGGCAAACCCGCCGCAGTCCTAGGCTGGCCGCCCTACGCGGCGTCCATCCCGGCGGCGCCCGGAAAACACATCCTGGCGCTGAAAGTCGTCTCGACGCCGCGCAACACCTTCGGCCCATTCCACAACCCGACGAAACCCCGTATGCGAGCCTGGCCCGCCGCCTGGGCCGACTTCCCGGAACACCAACCCGCCGGCAAGGCCTACGACATCCTGGAGTACGGCCTCATGACGCCACCCACGGTAACCGCGGAAACCCTAGCCGCCGCACCGGTCTCAACGGCCGGCATCCGCCAGTGA
- a CDS encoding pyrroloquinoline quinone-dependent dehydrogenase — protein sequence MNSRRILLLAACASSLFAQADWPVYGHDPGAARFSPLQQINRGNVERLQRAWTFHTGKAGSEGIPIVVGGVMYVTATNGIFALEPETGRQLWHYEATQVGLRGLAYWPGGKGTHARVFAGVKGGMVALDAATGKPAPGFAKEGLLDLKEGVLGDLPDAKISLQSPPSIYKDVVITGSANGEGSPSKGAYGDIRGWDANSGKLLWSFHTVPRPGEPGVETWPADGWRNRSGTNAWGFLTVDVNRGIVYVPIGSPTSDFYGADRHGDGLYGNSLVALDAATGKLKWYQQLVHHDLWDFDPAAPPILFDASIGGRSIPAVAQVTKMGLLFAFDRVTGKPLYGMEERKVAQTTIPGEKTAPTQPYPLKPPPLSRVEFAREEIYNLTPEHAGFCRDLFERNQMRPVPLYTPFELDQNVLMFPSTLGGGSWGGASSDPTLGYLYVNVNNLGQWGHMEKKTDPATGAVTYIRTSEYGAYARFWNRDTRIPCTNPPFGELVAIDTRTGDIAWRSPLGTIPALEALGVHNTGAANLGGSIATAGGLVFIAATNDSRFRAFDAKTGRKLWEQPLDANGHTMPITYLGKDGKQYVTIMAGGGGGFFGGTPADSVMTFALGQAPAPAILESKVEPASAPRKGPIVLPDAPGKALVQRTCGGPCHNLDTALGMRRNRAGWAAMVDSMIARGANAKEAEAKAIVEYLTAQFGK from the coding sequence ATGAATTCCCGACGAATCCTGTTGCTCGCCGCCTGCGCCTCGTCGCTCTTCGCGCAAGCCGATTGGCCGGTCTATGGCCACGATCCGGGCGCTGCCCGGTTCTCCCCCCTCCAGCAGATCAATCGCGGCAACGTCGAACGTCTTCAGCGCGCCTGGACCTTCCACACCGGCAAAGCGGGCTCCGAAGGCATCCCCATCGTCGTGGGCGGTGTCATGTATGTGACGGCCACTAACGGCATCTTCGCCCTGGAGCCGGAGACCGGCCGCCAACTCTGGCACTACGAAGCCACGCAAGTGGGACTGCGTGGGCTGGCCTATTGGCCGGGCGGCAAGGGCACTCACGCGCGCGTCTTCGCCGGAGTGAAGGGTGGCATGGTCGCCCTCGACGCGGCTACCGGCAAGCCGGCTCCGGGCTTCGCGAAAGAAGGCCTGCTCGACCTGAAGGAGGGCGTCCTCGGCGACCTGCCCGATGCGAAGATATCGCTTCAGTCGCCGCCGTCCATCTACAAAGATGTCGTGATCACAGGTAGCGCCAACGGCGAAGGCTCGCCCTCCAAGGGAGCCTATGGCGACATCCGGGGCTGGGACGCCAATTCCGGCAAACTCCTCTGGAGCTTCCACACCGTTCCGCGGCCCGGCGAACCGGGCGTCGAAACCTGGCCGGCCGACGGTTGGCGCAATCGCTCCGGCACCAACGCCTGGGGCTTTCTCACCGTCGACGTGAACCGCGGAATCGTCTATGTTCCGATAGGCTCCCCGACCTCGGATTTCTACGGAGCCGACCGCCACGGCGACGGCCTCTACGGCAACAGCCTCGTGGCGCTGGACGCCGCCACCGGCAAGCTGAAGTGGTATCAGCAACTGGTCCATCACGACTTATGGGATTTCGATCCAGCCGCTCCGCCCATCCTCTTTGACGCTTCGATCGGCGGACGCTCGATCCCTGCCGTTGCCCAGGTGACCAAAATGGGCCTGCTGTTCGCCTTTGACCGCGTCACCGGCAAGCCGCTCTATGGCATGGAGGAACGCAAGGTAGCCCAGACCACCATTCCCGGCGAAAAGACCGCCCCAACACAGCCCTACCCGTTGAAGCCGCCGCCGCTCTCCCGCGTCGAGTTCGCCAGGGAAGAGATCTACAATCTCACCCCGGAGCACGCCGGCTTCTGCCGCGATCTCTTTGAACGCAACCAGATGCGGCCCGTTCCTCTGTACACCCCATTCGAGTTGGACCAAAACGTCCTCATGTTCCCCAGCACCCTGGGCGGCGGTTCCTGGGGCGGCGCCTCGTCAGACCCTACGCTCGGCTACCTCTATGTGAATGTGAACAATCTGGGCCAATGGGGCCACATGGAGAAGAAGACTGACCCGGCCACTGGCGCGGTCACTTATATCCGTACGTCGGAATACGGCGCCTACGCTCGCTTCTGGAACCGGGACACCCGTATCCCCTGCACCAATCCGCCGTTTGGGGAACTCGTGGCGATCGATACTCGGACCGGGGACATTGCCTGGCGTTCACCACTCGGCACGATCCCGGCACTGGAAGCACTGGGCGTTCACAATACCGGAGCCGCCAACCTGGGTGGCAGCATCGCCACCGCCGGCGGCCTGGTCTTCATCGCCGCCACCAACGACAGCCGCTTCCGCGCCTTCGATGCCAAAACGGGCCGGAAACTGTGGGAACAGCCGCTCGACGCCAACGGCCACACCATGCCCATCACCTACCTGGGCAAGGACGGGAAACAGTACGTAACCATCATGGCGGGCGGTGGCGGAGGCTTCTTCGGGGGAACCCCAGCCGACAGCGTGATGACGTTTGCCCTGGGCCAAGCGCCCGCCCCTGCCATTCTCGAGTCGAAGGTAGAGCCGGCCTCCGCTCCTCGCAAAGGCCCGATTGTCCTACCCGACGCCCCCGGCAAGGCGTTGGTGCAGCGAACCTGCGGCGGTCCCTGCCACAACCTGGATACCGCGCTCGGCATGCGGCGCAACCGGGCCGGGTGGGCGGCCATGGTCGACAGCATGATCGCCCGCGGCGCGAATGCCAAGGAGGCGGAAGCGAAGGCGATTGTCGAGTACCTCACCGCCCAGTTCGGCAAATAG
- a CDS encoding RHS repeat-associated core domain-containing protein has translation MATKTDATGVVTMYGRDGYGRLVGVYVKPVGWTNYDYTQSPTYFYDNGVNAQGRLSTVTLGPVVETYEYSVGGLITKKKVEFQNNDTPLEANYTYDTEGRLASMKYPDVYNLNGTVAEMGRTLTYFYDPMGVSALRDSTYPIAPGSRAGALRNAAAQITQMVVYKPDGTSDTESFTYNGLGQLTQASGRGSNIEYRYSATANDWRITSRKDNVSGEEVSYQYDQLGRLIAASTTGPEWGLEWVYDGFGNRLQQNRTKGTGPSAVFNVDPATNRMTGTGMTYDANGNMTGFGTGSGTATYDLFNRMATVTTGNGTEGYIYSAANQRIQITRPTGTVETFFYGLRGELLGVYQRGTKANGHKYFSSASIRVWFAGRLIGSGANSMVTDRLGSVVKSGTESLSYYPYGEQQPGNANADREKFATYTRDAASGLDYGWNRDYASSWGRFTTADPYRASLRAGNPGSWNRYAYVEDDPVNANDPSGLEVCWVTDSFIGVTSPYPCNGAILAGAMLMPDFLIVETLSQLLVGNYAAEEMELTNCEYQLYVTPLENSAAGVFGSHVYLALTDRAGHKHVIEGGPQRYNILDYGKLRAYVTDAPRLPEDEGRHFGPHFTMPQSFICNDVDRLLGLAKSFRETADYQKDGPNSNSFMHWLLSKAGLSDWYTPPPSGTIGWYDSIPGN, from the coding sequence GTGGCAACGAAGACGGACGCCACAGGTGTCGTGACGATGTACGGGCGAGACGGCTATGGCCGGCTGGTGGGCGTGTATGTGAAGCCAGTCGGATGGACGAATTATGACTACACCCAGTCGCCGACCTACTTCTACGACAATGGTGTAAATGCGCAGGGGCGGCTGAGCACGGTGACGTTGGGTCCAGTGGTGGAAACGTACGAATACTCGGTGGGCGGTCTCATCACGAAGAAGAAAGTGGAATTCCAGAACAACGACACACCGTTGGAGGCGAACTACACGTATGACACCGAGGGGCGCTTGGCGTCCATGAAGTATCCAGATGTCTACAACCTCAATGGGACAGTAGCAGAGATGGGACGGACCTTGACCTATTTCTACGACCCAATGGGAGTGTCGGCATTGCGCGACTCCACATATCCGATTGCGCCCGGCAGTCGGGCCGGTGCGCTGCGAAATGCGGCTGCGCAGATTACCCAGATGGTGGTGTACAAGCCGGATGGAACCTCCGACACCGAGTCGTTCACCTACAACGGTCTGGGACAGTTGACGCAGGCGTCAGGGCGCGGATCGAACATCGAGTATCGATACTCGGCGACCGCCAACGACTGGCGGATCACCTCGCGGAAAGACAACGTGAGTGGCGAAGAGGTCTCCTATCAATACGATCAATTGGGGCGTTTGATCGCGGCTTCGACGACGGGACCGGAGTGGGGCCTCGAGTGGGTCTATGATGGCTTTGGCAATCGCCTGCAGCAGAACAGGACGAAGGGCACTGGGCCGTCGGCCGTATTCAATGTCGACCCGGCGACGAACCGGATGACCGGAACAGGCATGACCTACGACGCCAACGGAAACATGACGGGCTTCGGGACGGGCTCTGGCACGGCCACCTACGACCTCTTCAACCGGATGGCGACCGTAACGACGGGCAACGGAACCGAGGGGTACATATACTCGGCGGCGAATCAGCGGATTCAGATCACTCGCCCGACGGGAACCGTGGAGACGTTCTTCTACGGCCTCCGTGGAGAGTTGCTTGGTGTGTACCAGCGGGGCACGAAGGCCAACGGGCACAAGTACTTTTCGTCGGCGTCGATTCGAGTGTGGTTCGCTGGGCGCTTGATCGGCAGCGGAGCAAACTCCATGGTGACCGACAGGCTCGGGAGTGTGGTGAAAAGCGGGACTGAGTCCTTAAGCTATTACCCATACGGGGAGCAGCAGCCAGGGAACGCCAATGCGGACCGGGAGAAGTTCGCTACATATACTCGGGATGCGGCAAGTGGGCTGGATTACGGGTGGAACCGGGACTATGCCAGTTCTTGGGGTAGATTCACGACGGCGGATCCATATCGGGCAAGCCTGAGGGCAGGTAACCCGGGGTCTTGGAATAGATATGCGTATGTCGAGGACGATCCAGTCAATGCTAATGACCCAAGTGGATTGGAGGTGTGTTGGGTTACTGACTCATTCATCGGCGTGACTTCGCCTTATCCATGTAATGGAGCTATTCTGGCTGGGGCCATGTTAATGCCAGATTTCCTGATCGTAGAAACATTGTCTCAGCTCTTAGTTGGTAATTATGCTGCAGAGGAGATGGAGCTCACAAATTGTGAATATCAGTTGTATGTTACGCCGCTGGAGAATTCAGCTGCGGGGGTATTCGGTTCTCATGTGTACCTGGCTTTGACGGACAGAGCTGGTCACAAGCATGTCATCGAAGGCGGCCCACAGAGATACAATATACTAGATTATGGGAAGCTGAGGGCGTATGTAACAGATGCTCCTCGGTTGCCTGAAGATGAAGGGCGACACTTTGGGCCTCATTTCACTATGCCGCAGTCATTCATCTGCAACGATGTTGACCGATTGCTTGGCCTTGCAAAGAGCTTCAGGGAGACCGCGGATTATCAAAAAGATGGACCAAACAGTAACTCATTTATGCATTGGCTCCTCTCTAAAGCCGGACTCAGTGATTGGTATACTCCGCCGCCCTCGGGTACAATTGGGTGGTATGATTCAATACCTGGGAATTGA
- a CDS encoding RHS repeat-associated core domain-containing protein codes for MSYYPYGEQQSGNASADREKFATYTRDGVSSLDYAQNRYYSPQFGRFTTADPYQGIRIGENPQSWNMYAYVANDPVNYLDPRGLNMRAPGGPCPAEYQSCDPFECDPMFESCPGGGTPGYEPSPAPTEEPDPPYSAFAATQRARADLGKKDCFELLGFSSADAAQKWFDRLKFNYLHLGNIVVNNGVPADKPAAANTKGFGTININLTAVQDRAHLSHLVLNSKGS; via the coding sequence TTGAGCTACTACCCCTATGGGGAACAGCAGTCGGGGAACGCCAGCGCTGACCGCGAGAAGTTTGCGACATATACCCGGGACGGGGTTAGTAGCCTCGATTACGCTCAGAATCGATATTACTCACCGCAGTTTGGGCGGTTCACAACGGCGGATCCATATCAGGGAATCAGAATAGGGGAGAATCCTCAAAGTTGGAATATGTATGCGTATGTGGCGAATGACCCGGTGAATTATCTAGATCCACGGGGATTGAATATGAGAGCTCCCGGAGGGCCTTGTCCCGCCGAGTACCAGAGTTGCGACCCATTTGAATGTGACCCGATGTTTGAGTCTTGCCCCGGGGGAGGGACACCCGGATACGAGCCGTCACCGGCTCCTACTGAGGAGCCGGATCCTCCATACAGTGCGTTCGCCGCCACCCAGCGCGCACGTGCTGATCTCGGGAAGAAGGACTGCTTCGAATTGCTCGGCTTTAGTAGTGCTGATGCGGCACAGAAATGGTTCGACAGGTTGAAATTCAACTACCTCCACCTGGGGAATATAGTCGTCAATAACGGAGTTCCCGCTGACAAGCCAGCTGCGGCGAATACAAAGGGCTTCGGCACGATTAATATCAACCTCACTGCTGTCCAAGACAGGGCACACCTGTCGCATCTGGTGTTGAATTCAAAGGGTTCCTGA
- a CDS encoding lipocalin/fatty acid-binding family protein — protein MRTRTLLTGIVLAFLTTACAAAAPNFTGSWKLNTSKSDFGQFPAPSSMTQTVTHDEPKIKIAMKQSSDMGDMEFERDYTTDGKEYTHDMRGTPMKSAVKWDGDVLVITSKGKFGDNDFTMVDRWKLSDDGKTLTVNRHFASDMGEMDNKLILEKQ, from the coding sequence ATGCGCACACGTACACTTCTTACCGGCATCGTCCTGGCGTTCTTAACCACCGCCTGCGCCGCCGCCGCACCCAACTTCACCGGCTCCTGGAAACTCAATACCTCCAAGAGCGATTTCGGCCAGTTTCCGGCCCCCAGCAGCATGACCCAAACCGTCACGCACGACGAACCTAAGATCAAGATCGCCATGAAACAGTCCAGCGACATGGGCGACATGGAGTTCGAGCGCGATTACACCACCGACGGCAAAGAGTACACCCACGACATGCGCGGCACCCCCATGAAGAGCGCGGTCAAGTGGGACGGCGACGTCCTGGTCATCACCAGCAAGGGCAAATTCGGCGACAACGACTTCACCATGGTCGACCGCTGGAAGCTCTCGGACGACGGCAAAACCCTCACCGTCAACCGTCACTTCGCCAGCGACATGGGTGAGATGGACAACAAGCTGATCCTCGAAAAACAGTAA